A window of the Rhodoluna limnophila genome harbors these coding sequences:
- the secD gene encoding protein translocase subunit SecD: MSDSGVTKSAVKRLSWLGAVIAILAGLIGLGSATGAGASFTPKLALDLQGGTSIILAPLLADGEKVTDEQLAQAVSIIRQRVDASGVSEASVKTSGDSNITVEIPGTPDENTLKLIRSSARLEFRPVLVTSQGVSTSVGATDGSSASPSPSASAEAAPSASPTDASDVAWITPELQATYDALDCSSAFREAGQVDDPAQPLITCDTTGYQKFILGPVEIDGSTVSDSTAGTVTTSTGATTNTWAVNLEFDAEGTKQFAAVTERLFPLTEPRNQFAITLDGYVITAPSTNAVISNGSAQITGSFNSETAKSLSDQLKYGALPISFEVQSQENISATLGSEQLASGLLAGAIGLLLVIIYSIFQYRGLAVVTVGSLAVAALVVYLLIALLSWRQGYRLSLAGVAGLIVAIGITADSFIVYFERVRDEIRDGRSIAAAVDAGWKRAQRTILVSGSVSLLAAVVLYLLTVGNVRGFAYTLGLTTLVDLGIAILFTHPILQLLVKTKFFSSGSPWSGFDAKALGASGYVGRGQFRTAAVVPATKVAKASKEANKRQTIAERKAAELGAIKSGETK, translated from the coding sequence ATGTCTGACTCTGGAGTAACAAAGAGCGCTGTTAAACGCTTGAGCTGGCTGGGTGCGGTAATCGCTATCCTGGCCGGTCTAATTGGGCTGGGTTCAGCCACGGGCGCAGGTGCTTCGTTCACACCTAAGTTAGCTTTGGATCTCCAAGGCGGAACCTCGATCATCTTGGCACCGTTGCTTGCCGATGGCGAAAAGGTCACCGATGAGCAATTGGCCCAGGCTGTATCGATCATTCGTCAGCGTGTAGACGCCAGCGGCGTATCCGAAGCCTCTGTCAAGACGTCTGGCGATTCAAACATCACTGTTGAGATCCCAGGCACACCTGATGAAAACACACTCAAGTTAATCCGCAGCAGCGCCCGACTTGAGTTCCGTCCGGTTCTAGTTACCTCTCAGGGTGTCTCTACTTCGGTTGGCGCAACTGATGGTTCATCGGCTAGCCCAAGCCCATCAGCTTCTGCAGAGGCAGCACCAAGTGCCAGCCCAACAGACGCTAGCGATGTTGCATGGATTACTCCAGAGCTACAGGCAACCTACGACGCCTTGGACTGCTCATCGGCATTCCGTGAGGCTGGTCAGGTGGACGACCCTGCACAACCGCTTATTACCTGTGACACCACTGGTTACCAGAAGTTCATCCTCGGACCAGTTGAGATCGACGGCAGCACAGTCAGCGACTCAACTGCTGGAACAGTAACCACTTCTACCGGTGCAACCACCAACACCTGGGCCGTAAACCTAGAGTTCGACGCTGAGGGCACCAAGCAGTTTGCTGCGGTAACGGAGCGACTTTTCCCGCTGACTGAACCTAGAAACCAATTTGCTATCACCCTTGATGGATACGTAATTACTGCGCCATCAACCAATGCGGTAATTAGCAACGGCTCTGCTCAAATCACCGGTTCGTTCAACAGCGAGACTGCGAAGTCTTTGTCAGACCAGCTAAAGTACGGTGCTTTGCCGATCTCATTCGAGGTTCAGAGCCAGGAGAACATCTCAGCAACCCTAGGTTCTGAGCAGTTGGCAAGCGGTCTATTGGCCGGAGCCATCGGTCTGCTTCTTGTTATCATCTACTCAATCTTCCAGTACCGCGGTCTGGCTGTCGTGACTGTTGGCTCCTTGGCAGTAGCGGCATTGGTTGTCTACCTTCTAATCGCACTTCTATCGTGGCGTCAGGGTTACCGACTATCGCTGGCAGGTGTGGCTGGTCTGATCGTTGCGATTGGTATCACCGCCGACTCATTCATCGTCTACTTTGAACGCGTTCGAGACGAAATTCGAGACGGACGCAGCATCGCGGCAGCAGTTGATGCCGGATGGAAGCGAGCTCAGCGCACAATTTTGGTTTCAGGAAGCGTAAGCCTCCTCGCCGCAGTTGTGCTTTACCTTTTGACCGTTGGAAACGTTCGCGGATTCGCCTACACTCTTGGCCTAACCACATTGGTTGACCTGGGTATCGCGATACTGTTTACCCACCCGATTCTTCAGCTCTTGGTGAAGACAAAGTTCTTCAGCTCAGGCAGCCCTTGGTCGGGCTTCGACGCCAAAGCGCTTGGCGCATCTGGTTACGTGGGTCGTGGCCAATTTAGAACCGCAGCAGTGGTTCCGGCAACCAAGGTCGCTAAGGCGTCAAAAGAAGCAAACAAGCGTCAGACGATTGCAGAGCGCAAGGCCGCCGAGCTTGGCGCAATCAAGTCGGGGGAGACCAAGTAA
- the yajC gene encoding preprotein translocase subunit YajC: protein MPVQEIFLYVALAVLIAMMFNNSRKRKKQAAELQAKITVGASVTLYSGIIGEIVSLEDDRMILETTPGTKLTVAKAAIRSVDAAAPVAKPAAKKPAAKAAATSTATAAKKAPAKPAAKAAAKPAAKPAAKKPAAK, encoded by the coding sequence ATGCCAGTCCAAGAGATTTTCCTATACGTAGCACTTGCAGTTTTGATTGCCATGATGTTCAACAACTCTCGCAAGCGCAAGAAGCAGGCAGCCGAACTTCAGGCCAAGATCACCGTTGGCGCTTCAGTCACGCTTTACAGCGGCATCATTGGTGAAATTGTTTCACTTGAAGACGACCGCATGATCCTTGAGACCACTCCGGGCACCAAACTTACTGTTGCCAAGGCTGCCATCCGTTCAGTAGACGCAGCGGCACCAGTTGCTAAGCCAGCGGCCAAGAAGCCTGCCGCAAAGGCTGCAGCCACTTCAACTGCAACTGCAGCGAAGAAGGCTCCGGCAAAGCCAGCAGCAAAGGCAGCAGCCAAGCCGGCCGCTAAGCCTGCTGCAAAAAAGCCAGCCGCTAAGTAA